From one Acinonyx jubatus isolate Ajub_Pintada_27869175 chromosome B1, VMU_Ajub_asm_v1.0, whole genome shotgun sequence genomic stretch:
- the NAA11 gene encoding N-alpha-acetyltransferase 11 translates to MNIRSAQPDDLINMQHCNLLCLPENYQMKYYFYHGLSWPQLSYIAEDEDGKIVGYVLAKMEEDPDDVPHGHITSLAVKRSHRRLGLAQKLMDQASRAMIENFRAKYVSLHVRKSNRAALHLYSNTLNFQVSEVEPKYYADGEDAYAMKRDLSHMASELRRQPELKEKGRYVVLGSKENQETRGSTFPSSEEDGEEEKIPAADDSSNDHKEPSESMESTDAQNSSED, encoded by the coding sequence ATGAACATCCGCAGTGCTCAGCCAGACGACCTGATTAACATGCAACACTGCAACCTTCTTTGCCTTCCCGAGAACTACCAGATGAAATACTATTTCTACCATGGCCTTTCCTGGCCCCAGCTTTCTTACATTGCTGAGGACGAGGACGGGAAGATTGTGGGCTATGTCCTGGCCAAAATGGAGGAGGACCCAGATGATGTCCCCCATGGACATATCACCTCACTGGCTGTGAAGCGATCGCACAGGCGCCTCGGCCTGGCCCAGAAGCTGATGGACCAGGCCTCTCGGGCCATGATCGAGAACTTTAGAGCCAAGTACGTGTCCTTGCACGTCAGGAAGAGTAACCGAGCAGCCTTGCACCTCTATTCTAACACCCTCAACTTCCAGGTTAGTGAGGTGGAACCCAAATACTATGCAGATGGGGAAGATGCTTATGCTATGAAGAGGGATCTCTCGCACATGGCCAGTGAGCTGAGAAGGCAGCCAGAGCTGAAGGAGAAGGGCAGGTACGTGGTACTGGGCTCCAAGGAAAACCAGGAAACCCGGGGAAGCACATTTCCTAGTTCTGAAGAGGATGGTGAGGAGGAGAAGATCCCGGCCGCTGATGATAGTAGCAATGACCACAAGGAACCCAGCGAGTCCATGGAGAGCACCGATGCCCAGAACAGCTCAGAAGATTGA